The following coding sequences are from one Geodermatophilus normandii window:
- a CDS encoding zinc-binding dehydrogenase, with protein sequence MRAVFVSTPSPDDPLSVLEVGDRPEPEVPDGWTTVQVEAVSLNHHDLFSLRGVGLPQERMPMILGTDAAGLDEDGNEVVVHGVVATPGWTGDETLDPRRTLFSELYQGTMAERVAVPRRNVVPKPAELSFGEAACLPTAWLTAYRMLFVKSGLRPGHTVLVQGASGGVATALVVLGRAAGFRVWVTGRSEEKRQAALDLGAEQAFEPGARLPERVDGVMETVGKATWSHSVKSLKPGGVIVTSGATTGFDPSAELNRVFFTQLSVIGSTMGTRDELEALMRMCAATGVRPVIDVELPLDQARDGFARMLEGRTAGKIVFTL encoded by the coding sequence ATGCGCGCCGTCTTCGTCTCCACGCCCTCGCCCGACGACCCGCTCTCCGTGCTGGAGGTCGGCGACCGTCCCGAGCCCGAGGTGCCCGACGGCTGGACGACGGTGCAGGTCGAGGCGGTCTCGCTCAACCACCACGACCTGTTCAGCCTGCGCGGCGTGGGCCTGCCGCAGGAGCGCATGCCGATGATCCTGGGCACCGACGCGGCCGGTCTGGACGAGGACGGCAACGAGGTCGTCGTCCACGGCGTCGTGGCCACCCCCGGGTGGACCGGCGACGAGACGCTCGACCCCAGGCGCACGCTCTTCTCCGAGCTGTACCAGGGCACCATGGCCGAGCGGGTCGCCGTCCCCCGGCGCAACGTCGTGCCGAAGCCGGCCGAGCTGTCCTTCGGCGAGGCCGCGTGCCTGCCCACCGCCTGGCTGACGGCCTACCGGATGCTCTTCGTGAAGTCCGGCCTGCGGCCCGGGCACACGGTGCTCGTGCAGGGCGCCAGCGGCGGCGTGGCCACCGCACTGGTGGTGCTGGGGCGGGCTGCCGGGTTCCGGGTGTGGGTGACCGGCCGCAGCGAGGAGAAGCGGCAGGCGGCCCTCGACCTGGGCGCCGAGCAGGCGTTCGAGCCCGGCGCCCGGCTGCCCGAGCGGGTCGACGGCGTCATGGAGACCGTCGGCAAGGCGACCTGGAGCCACAGCGTCAAGTCGCTCAAGCCCGGCGGCGTCATCGTCACCTCCGGCGCCACCACCGGCTTCGACCCGAGCGCCGAGCTCAACCGGGTGTTCTTCACCCAGCTGTCGGTCATCGGCTCGACGATGGGCACCCGCGACGAGCTCGAGGCGCTCATGCGGATGTGCGCGGCCACCGGCGTCCGCCCGGTCATCGACGTCGAGCTGCCGCTGGACCAGGCCCGCGACGGCTTCGCCCGCATGCTCGAGGGCCGCACCGCCGGGAAGATCGTCTTCACCCTCTGA